From the genome of Pelobacter propionicus DSM 2379, one region includes:
- a CDS encoding tetratricopeptide repeat protein, whose translation MYNILIAAGSAVAVLLILLFGFKLAWWSSLLIALALFTGVYLITLRLIMKKVMVSIEAAGKDLQAQRFEKAIRGLKDALKYGKWQIYVEGQINSQIGSIYYIKRDFANAFPYLEKSFFKNWASMAMLAICYMKRQKKDLMVRTFEKAVQWSPKEHLLWNIYAYCLNECGESTKAKEVLEKGLKKMPGNPQIKENLELLGQGKKMKMRSYGDLWFQFHLESVAAVQKHQMAAMGGRMPRRKMVRR comes from the coding sequence ATGTATAACATTCTGATTGCGGCAGGATCAGCTGTGGCTGTTCTGCTGATACTGCTCTTTGGTTTCAAGCTTGCCTGGTGGAGTTCGCTGCTGATCGCCCTGGCACTGTTTACAGGCGTCTATCTGATCACGCTGCGTCTGATCATGAAGAAGGTCATGGTGTCCATCGAAGCCGCCGGCAAGGACCTGCAGGCCCAGCGTTTCGAGAAGGCCATCCGCGGGTTGAAAGACGCGCTCAAGTACGGAAAATGGCAGATCTATGTGGAGGGGCAGATCAATTCCCAGATCGGCTCGATCTACTACATAAAGCGGGATTTCGCCAATGCCTTTCCCTATCTGGAGAAGTCGTTCTTCAAGAACTGGGCATCCATGGCCATGCTGGCTATCTGCTACATGAAGCGCCAGAAAAAAGATCTTATGGTCCGCACCTTCGAGAAGGCGGTCCAGTGGAGTCCGAAGGAGCATCTGCTCTGGAACATCTATGCCTATTGCCTCAACGAGTGCGGTGAGTCGACCAAGGCCAAGGAGGTCTTGGAGAAGGGGCTCAAGAAGATGCCCGGAAATCCGCAGATCAAGGAGAACCTGGAACTCCTCGGCCAGGGGAAGAAGATGAAGATGCGCAGCTATGGCGATCTCTGGTTCCAGTTCCATCTGGAGAGCGTTGCCGCTGTTCAGAAGCACCAGATGGCGGCCATGGGCGGCCGCATGCCGCGGCGCAAGATGGTCAGGAGGTAA
- a CDS encoding OmpA family protein, with the protein MLLKRMYALLTTVTLLFASGSVFAADTGVLEIRSTRTGATVAVERAIKEGQVLVSATDAAKNPLMGLTAKDLSISQAGVAGRIISVKPITESQEVTRHIVLMLDNSFSMYERNAIKALLAGLDKVFKIVRPIDKVYLVIFDNKLTTSVGGRQLRVHSFTSSNPDELREFASKAYSQQGLTGTTVLYEGMLAGLDIIRKIPATDPRIMVVFSDGEDLNSALKPEDVQKATQGMGRFNAYAIDYMPGYATSKFLTGFATQNNGQIWKATAEDNLVPIFESVASQLQHYYVVSYDFVPTGTVAVATSTLNIEEIKTIDSSPLLAHIYFDKGMGEIGDTYVRFHEASATEGFDEQTFRDTTEKYHQILNIIGKRLADTPGATITLVGCNDNSGAEKGKTGLSTRRAEAVKTYLGTIWNIAPERIRIEARNLPKMPSSSSSQEGQAENRRVEIVSNDTAILAPIRSVYVSGKADASELAITPKLSSTHGVSDWKISASNASGAIAQQSGSGALPEKVSFPLKEKDLLTIGAGGDIIVKLEMQDTKGQPLVVSSEPIKVNFSQVSQRQTQKKDQNVQEKYALILFDFNKDTVSGLNQEIVNKIVTRFKSLPQASMSIVGHTDNIGSESYNLKLSQRRAAAVYKLLTAAYGEPVGERIRFSGVGQGSPLFDNQTPEGRAFNRTVTITLEYLSAE; encoded by the coding sequence ATGTTACTCAAGAGAATGTATGCGCTGTTGACAACCGTGACACTGCTGTTCGCCAGTGGATCTGTTTTCGCGGCGGACACGGGTGTCCTGGAGATTCGCTCCACCAGAACCGGGGCAACCGTGGCAGTGGAGCGGGCCATCAAGGAGGGACAGGTGCTGGTGAGCGCCACCGACGCGGCCAAGAATCCGCTCATGGGGCTGACCGCCAAGGATTTGAGCATAAGCCAGGCAGGAGTTGCGGGCAGGATCATCTCGGTGAAGCCGATTACCGAGAGCCAGGAGGTGACCCGCCACATCGTCCTGATGCTGGACAACTCCTTTTCCATGTACGAGCGCAATGCCATTAAGGCGCTGCTCGCTGGCCTTGACAAGGTGTTCAAGATCGTCAGGCCGATCGACAAGGTCTACCTGGTTATTTTTGACAACAAACTGACCACCAGCGTGGGCGGACGGCAACTGCGCGTGCACTCCTTCACGTCCAGCAACCCTGATGAGTTGCGGGAGTTTGCCAGCAAGGCCTACAGCCAGCAGGGACTGACAGGGACGACCGTACTGTACGAAGGAATGCTGGCCGGACTGGATATCATCCGAAAGATACCTGCCACGGACCCGAGAATCATGGTGGTCTTTTCCGACGGTGAAGACCTGAACAGCGCCCTGAAGCCGGAGGACGTCCAGAAGGCGACCCAGGGAATGGGCCGCTTCAACGCCTACGCCATCGATTACATGCCGGGCTATGCGACCAGTAAATTTCTGACCGGCTTTGCCACCCAGAACAACGGCCAGATATGGAAGGCCACGGCGGAGGACAATCTCGTCCCGATCTTCGAAAGCGTTGCCTCGCAACTGCAGCACTACTATGTCGTCAGCTACGACTTCGTGCCCACCGGTACCGTTGCCGTTGCCACGTCCACGCTGAACATCGAGGAGATCAAGACCATCGACTCCTCACCCCTGCTGGCTCATATCTACTTCGACAAGGGGATGGGCGAGATTGGCGACACGTATGTCCGTTTCCACGAGGCCAGTGCAACGGAGGGATTCGACGAGCAGACCTTCCGTGACACCACCGAAAAGTACCACCAGATCCTGAACATCATCGGCAAGAGACTGGCCGACACCCCGGGAGCCACCATAACCCTGGTTGGCTGCAACGACAACAGCGGCGCGGAAAAAGGGAAGACAGGGCTCTCCACCAGGCGGGCGGAAGCGGTGAAAACCTATCTGGGGACGATCTGGAACATCGCTCCCGAGCGGATCAGGATCGAAGCCCGCAACCTGCCGAAGATGCCCAGTTCCAGCAGTTCGCAGGAAGGACAGGCCGAAAACCGCCGCGTGGAGATAGTAAGCAACGACACGGCCATACTCGCCCCGATCCGCAGCGTCTACGTTTCCGGCAAGGCTGATGCCTCTGAACTGGCGATAACGCCAAAGCTGAGCTCGACCCATGGCGTCTCCGACTGGAAGATTAGTGCCAGCAACGCATCGGGTGCCATTGCCCAGCAGTCCGGCAGCGGGGCGCTGCCGGAAAAGGTGAGCTTCCCCCTGAAGGAAAAAGATCTCCTGACGATCGGCGCCGGTGGCGACATAATCGTCAAGCTGGAAATGCAGGACACCAAGGGGCAGCCACTGGTCGTTTCGTCCGAGCCGATCAAGGTCAACTTCAGCCAGGTCAGCCAGCGCCAGACCCAGAAGAAGGATCAGAATGTTCAGGAGAAGTACGCCCTGATCCTGTTCGATTTCAACAAGGATACCGTCAGCGGACTCAACCAGGAGATTGTCAACAAGATCGTAACCCGCTTCAAGAGCCTGCCCCAGGCCAGCATGTCGATTGTCGGCCACACCGACAACATCGGCTCGGAGAGCTACAACCTCAAGCTCTCCCAGCGTCGTGCGGCAGCGGTCTACAAACTGTTGACAGCCGCCTATGGCGAACCGGTCGGCGAGCGTATCCGCTTCTCGGGCGTTGGGCAGGGGTCTCCGCTTTTCGACAACCAGACGCCCGAAGGACGTGCCTTCAACCGCACGGTGACCATCACGCTGGAGTATCTGAGCGCCGAGTAG
- the meaB gene encoding methylmalonyl Co-A mutase-associated GTPase MeaB: MHLADMVLDGNVRSAARLMRDIDDARPEAVEELKLLYPRTGNAYIIGITGPPGAGKSTLVDQLTNTFRQRGKKVGVVAIDPTSPFTGGAILGDRIRMSRHAADEGVFIRSLATRGALGGLSRSTSDVALVLDGLGMDVVIIETVGVGQDEVDIVKAAHTTCVVMVPGLGDDIQAIKAGILEIGDVFVVNKADRDGADRTARELENMLEMRKASEGSWTPKVKRTVAQLGKGIDELVDEILAHRDYLFSSGTINDFLRERNKRHFVEILRDSLLKQAMATMEQEGGLNQVLDRIGSNEIDPYSAAEDVLSKMVGCAAE, from the coding sequence ATGCACCTAGCTGATATGGTTCTTGATGGTAATGTTCGCTCAGCGGCGCGACTGATGCGCGATATCGACGATGCCCGTCCCGAAGCTGTTGAAGAGTTGAAACTGCTCTACCCCCGTACCGGCAATGCCTATATCATCGGCATTACCGGTCCTCCCGGCGCCGGCAAGTCAACGCTGGTGGATCAGTTGACCAATACTTTCCGCCAGCGGGGCAAGAAAGTCGGTGTGGTCGCCATAGACCCCACAAGCCCCTTTACCGGTGGCGCCATCCTCGGCGACCGTATCCGCATGAGCCGTCATGCTGCTGACGAGGGGGTCTTTATCCGCAGCTTGGCCACCAGGGGGGCATTGGGTGGCCTTTCGCGCTCGACCTCTGATGTGGCTTTGGTCCTGGATGGCCTTGGCATGGATGTGGTAATTATCGAGACCGTTGGGGTCGGCCAGGACGAGGTGGATATCGTCAAGGCTGCCCATACCACCTGTGTGGTGATGGTTCCTGGTCTGGGAGACGATATCCAGGCCATCAAGGCCGGTATCCTGGAGATTGGCGATGTCTTCGTGGTCAACAAAGCCGACCGGGACGGGGCGGATCGGACCGCCCGCGAACTGGAGAACATGCTGGAGATGCGCAAGGCGTCGGAAGGTAGCTGGACTCCCAAGGTCAAGAGAACCGTTGCCCAGCTTGGCAAAGGCATAGATGAGCTGGTTGACGAAATCCTGGCTCACCGTGACTATCTCTTCTCCAGCGGCACGATCAATGATTTTCTGCGTGAGCGTAACAAGCGCCATTTCGTGGAAATCCTGAGAGATAGCCTGCTCAAGCAGGCCATGGCAACCATGGAGCAGGAAGGCGGACTCAACCAGGTGCTTGACAGGATCGGTTCAAACGAAATAGATCCCTATTCCGCTGCCGAGGATGTCCTGTCGAAAATGGTGGGATGCGCTGCCGAATAA
- a CDS encoding DUF948 domain-containing protein has protein sequence MTYVGIALIVVAIAFCVLVLTLIPTILAVKRTADSVSALHDVVQQELKPTIKELAAVLAEIRTISSGIAAHTDDVKCFMSALGETGANLHTINRTVGVTAGVLNTASVWVTGARVAGKYVLERYLTKRGGN, from the coding sequence ATGACCTATGTCGGAATCGCACTGATAGTTGTTGCCATCGCATTCTGTGTCCTTGTGTTGACACTGATACCGACAATTCTTGCCGTAAAGCGGACGGCCGACTCGGTGAGTGCCCTGCACGACGTGGTCCAGCAGGAACTGAAGCCGACCATCAAGGAGTTGGCCGCGGTTCTGGCTGAAATACGGACCATCAGCAGCGGCATTGCCGCGCACACTGACGATGTAAAGTGTTTCATGTCGGCTTTGGGAGAAACCGGCGCCAATCTGCATACCATTAATCGCACGGTCGGTGTAACCGCTGGCGTGCTCAATACCGCATCTGTCTGGGTAACCGGCGCCAGGGTTGCGGGAAAATATGTGTTAGAGCGCTATCTAACAAAACGGGGAGGAAACTGA
- a CDS encoding cobalamin B12-binding domain-containing protein, with protein sequence MAERTLRVLVGKPGLDGHDRGAKIVARAFRDAGFEVIYTGLHQTPEQIVAAAIQEDVDCVGLSILSGAHNTLLPRVTELLKEKGADDIKVFGGGVIPEDDIPGLKAAGILEVFTPGTSTDDIVKWIRGNIPPRS encoded by the coding sequence ATGGCAGAAAGAACATTGCGCGTACTTGTGGGCAAACCTGGTTTGGACGGACATGACCGGGGAGCCAAGATTGTTGCACGGGCCTTCCGTGATGCCGGCTTCGAAGTTATCTACACCGGCCTGCACCAGACTCCTGAGCAGATCGTTGCCGCCGCCATCCAGGAAGACGTTGATTGTGTCGGTCTGTCGATCCTCTCCGGCGCCCACAATACCCTGCTCCCGCGCGTTACGGAACTGCTGAAAGAGAAAGGCGCTGACGACATCAAGGTGTTCGGCGGCGGCGTTATCCCCGAAGACGACATCCCAGGTCTCAAGGCAGCGGGCATACTGGAAGTTTTCACTCCCGGCACCTCCACCGACGACATCGTGAAGTGGATTCGTGGCAACATTCCGCCGCGTTCCTAA
- a CDS encoding ribonuclease J has protein sequence MNDNDFNENTDPLRIIPLGGLGEIGLNMMAYECGGDILIVDCGLMFPEPDMLGIDYVIPDIGWLRERAGRVRGICLTHGHEDHIGALPFVLQELNVPLFGTALTLGFVNEKLREYKLDDLVELVTVRPRQSVDLGCFRVEFLRVAHSVVDGCALAITTPEGVVIHTGDFKIDQTPVDGQLTDLASLSRYAEAGVLALLSDSTNVEREGFTLSEKYVGEAFAEIFPKCPGRIIVAAFSSSIHRVQQVVDVAVAHGRKILLNGRSMIANVRIARQLGYLTISDSDLMDLKELGHLSPEQVCIISTGSQGEPMSALTRIAMDDHKQIKLEKGDTVILSSRVIPGNERTISELINHLYRRGAEVFHEKVSEVHVSGHASQEELKLMLNTVRPRFFIPIHGEYRHLVKHIQLARKVGIPEERCILATNGDVVAFYADTAAIVEKIDSGRVFVDGKGVGDVGNVVLKDRKHLSEDGMVVVIIGINQSSGALIYGPDIVSRGFVFEDESQDYLETSRAVVLEALDELNDEMRCDSEEVKQAVRQALRRFFKKSIERRPVILPVIMEM, from the coding sequence ATGAATGATAATGATTTCAACGAAAACACCGATCCCCTGCGGATCATCCCCCTGGGTGGGCTGGGTGAGATAGGCCTGAACATGATGGCCTACGAGTGCGGCGGCGACATCCTCATCGTCGACTGCGGGCTCATGTTCCCCGAGCCGGACATGCTGGGGATCGACTACGTCATCCCGGACATCGGCTGGCTGCGCGAGCGCGCCGGCCGCGTGCGTGGCATCTGTCTGACCCATGGCCACGAGGACCACATCGGCGCGCTTCCCTTCGTGTTGCAGGAACTGAACGTACCGCTCTTTGGCACGGCCCTGACGCTTGGGTTTGTGAACGAGAAGCTGCGCGAGTACAAACTGGACGATCTGGTGGAGCTGGTCACCGTCAGGCCCCGTCAGAGCGTGGATCTGGGCTGCTTCCGGGTCGAATTTCTGCGGGTTGCCCACTCGGTGGTTGATGGCTGCGCCCTGGCCATCACCACGCCTGAGGGGGTCGTGATCCATACCGGCGACTTCAAGATCGACCAGACGCCGGTGGACGGTCAGCTGACCGATCTGGCCTCCCTTTCCCGCTACGCTGAGGCCGGGGTGCTGGCGCTCCTGTCCGATTCCACCAACGTGGAACGGGAAGGATTCACCCTCTCGGAGAAGTACGTGGGCGAGGCATTCGCCGAGATCTTCCCCAAATGCCCGGGACGGATCATCGTGGCCGCCTTCTCCAGCAGCATTCACCGGGTGCAGCAGGTGGTGGACGTGGCCGTTGCCCATGGACGCAAGATCCTGCTCAATGGCCGCTCCATGATCGCCAACGTGCGCATCGCCCGTCAGCTGGGCTACCTGACCATCTCCGACAGCGACCTGATGGACCTGAAAGAGCTGGGCCACCTGTCGCCCGAGCAGGTCTGCATCATCTCCACCGGCAGCCAGGGGGAGCCGATGAGCGCCCTGACCCGCATCGCCATGGATGACCATAAGCAGATCAAGCTGGAAAAAGGGGATACGGTGATCCTCTCCTCGCGGGTGATCCCCGGCAACGAGCGCACCATCTCCGAGCTGATCAACCACCTTTACCGCCGCGGCGCCGAGGTCTTCCACGAAAAGGTCTCCGAGGTGCATGTCTCCGGCCACGCCAGCCAGGAGGAGCTTAAGCTGATGCTCAACACGGTGCGTCCGCGCTTCTTCATCCCGATCCACGGCGAGTACCGCCATCTGGTCAAGCACATCCAGCTGGCCCGCAAGGTCGGTATTCCCGAGGAACGCTGCATTCTGGCCACGAACGGTGATGTGGTCGCGTTCTACGCCGATACGGCCGCCATCGTGGAAAAGATCGATTCGGGGCGGGTGTTCGTGGACGGCAAGGGGGTCGGCGATGTGGGCAATGTGGTGCTTAAGGACCGCAAACATCTCTCCGAAGATGGCATGGTGGTGGTTATCATCGGCATCAACCAGTCCTCCGGTGCCCTGATTTACGGGCCTGATATCGTGTCGCGCGGTTTTGTCTTCGAGGACGAGAGCCAGGATTACCTGGAGACCAGTCGTGCCGTCGTCTTGGAGGCATTGGACGAACTGAACGACGAGATGCGCTGCGACAGCGAAGAGGTGAAGCAGGCCGTGCGCCAGGCGCTGCGCCGGTTTTTCAAGAAGAGCATCGAGCGGCGGCCGGTGATCCTGCCGGTGATCATGGAGATGTAG
- the cobO gene encoding cob(I)yrinic acid a,c-diamide adenosyltransferase — protein MLERGCVQVYTGNGKGKTTAALGLAFRAVGRGLRVCFFQFIKGSGTYGEHLLAEKLAPLMTIIRTGRPGWVNTKDITADRQAAQEALEQAKKIMASGEYDLMILDEINGATAFGLIDVEQVLELIRMRPEKVELVLTGRSAPQQVIEVADLVTEMRDIKHYYSAGVPARTGIEM, from the coding sequence GTGCTTGAGCGTGGTTGTGTACAGGTGTATACCGGTAACGGCAAGGGAAAGACAACAGCCGCGCTTGGCCTGGCTTTCCGTGCAGTTGGTCGCGGGTTGCGGGTTTGCTTCTTCCAGTTTATCAAGGGGAGCGGCACCTACGGCGAACATCTGCTGGCGGAGAAATTAGCTCCGTTGATGACGATCATTAGAACCGGCCGGCCGGGGTGGGTTAACACGAAGGATATCACCGCGGATCGCCAGGCTGCCCAGGAAGCACTGGAACAGGCCAAAAAAATTATGGCCTCGGGCGAATATGACCTGATGATTCTTGACGAGATCAATGGTGCCACCGCGTTCGGACTGATCGACGTGGAGCAGGTGCTGGAGTTGATCCGAATGAGGCCTGAAAAGGTGGAGTTGGTTCTTACCGGGCGAAGCGCCCCCCAGCAGGTCATCGAAGTCGCTGATCTGGTTACGGAAATGCGCGATATCAAGCATTACTATTCGGCAGGAGTGCCGGCGCGGACAGGTATCGAGATGTAG
- a CDS encoding lysophospholipid acyltransferase family protein: MVRAYLFLSLFIPFTFFCALSALLGTLLDASGRVFSAHARFWGRGSLFLAGTRVRLTGVEHLPSGPVIFMSNHQSGFDIPTLLAVLPLETCWIAKKELFDIPVFGSAMGRGGYIPLDRRDAHRALKSLEMAVKVVRSGRSLLIFPEGTRSMDFRLLPFKRGGFKLALQAGVPVVPLTINGSGRVNPAGSIRLYPGRISVTLHRPIMPPAGFSRAQAEVLLRERVHDAISSVLEI; the protein is encoded by the coding sequence ATGGTTCGCGCGTACCTGTTTCTGTCGCTGTTTATCCCATTCACCTTTTTCTGCGCGCTGAGCGCGCTGCTTGGTACGCTGCTGGATGCCAGCGGCAGGGTCTTTTCCGCCCATGCCCGCTTCTGGGGGCGCGGCTCCCTTTTTCTGGCCGGTACACGGGTCAGGCTGACCGGTGTCGAGCATCTTCCTTCCGGGCCGGTCATTTTCATGAGCAATCACCAGAGCGGCTTCGACATACCGACCCTGCTGGCGGTTCTGCCGCTGGAGACCTGCTGGATCGCCAAGAAAGAGCTGTTCGACATTCCGGTGTTCGGGAGCGCCATGGGGCGCGGCGGCTATATCCCGCTGGACCGTCGCGATGCCCACCGGGCATTGAAGAGCCTGGAGATGGCCGTCAAGGTCGTCCGCTCCGGAAGGAGTCTGCTCATTTTCCCCGAGGGTACCCGCTCCATGGATTTTCGGCTGCTCCCCTTCAAGCGGGGCGGCTTCAAACTTGCGCTCCAGGCTGGAGTGCCGGTGGTACCGCTAACCATCAACGGCAGCGGCCGGGTGAATCCGGCTGGCAGCATCCGGCTCTACCCCGGCCGGATTTCCGTTACCCTGCACCGGCCGATCATGCCGCCAGCCGGTTTTTCTCGTGCCCAAGCCGAAGTCCTGTTGCGGGAACGGGTGCATGATGCCATTTCATCGGTGCTGGAGATCTGA
- a CDS encoding YtxH domain-containing protein has product MSTTNDNAAAAVIAFVSGAVIGSVAALLLAPKPGREVREQLSDLGGSAAEKVKRYAREAKFKATPKTKVGDYRYDGGDAWI; this is encoded by the coding sequence ATGTCCACTACTAACGACAATGCAGCAGCAGCCGTTATAGCCTTTGTTTCCGGCGCCGTCATAGGCTCCGTTGCCGCACTTCTGCTGGCACCCAAGCCGGGTCGCGAAGTCCGTGAGCAGTTGTCCGACCTCGGGGGAAGCGCCGCCGAGAAGGTAAAACGATACGCACGCGAGGCAAAATTCAAGGCAACTCCAAAGACCAAGGTCGGCGACTACCGCTACGATGGCGGAGACGCTTGGATCTGA
- a CDS encoding lytic transglycosylase domain-containing protein — protein sequence MLSTAKKTSLLALAGLLCQALPALAAEPAHSLLAELSRPSTPHSSSAEAPALLSQVERQGENVPGLVSELFSLEEIKGRGVEGVELELPEIDLPLSDIPLTFNSKVEYFLYYFQTNGKPSFSRWLSRSSRYIPMMKEILRGKGLPEDLVYVAMIESGFHLQARSWANAVGPWQFISETGRRYALRIDQWVDERKDPVKATTAAALYLKELYGMFNGDWYLAAAGYNAGENKILRAINMYNTSDFWELSRGSYLKRETKEYVPKLLAAAIIAKEPARYGFSDIAYLPPIEFDTVTVPTRTDLDLVARLTGTTYEAIKELNPDLLHWCTPPNYPDFTLKLPKGTKKRFIAGLANISVEQRFTEKLLYTRYQARRNDTIASVARRFNVSPEALTQLNGLSKRSHISGRSLIVPARQMGAPVDQVRTASAPKNSPKGEYAKYHVVKKGDTLESLARKFKVSAKLLSAWNNLKGKIALKPGRRIIVARFIEKNGEMVPTGSKG from the coding sequence ATGCTCTCAACCGCAAAGAAAACATCTCTGTTAGCGCTTGCAGGCCTGTTGTGTCAGGCCCTGCCCGCCCTCGCGGCCGAACCGGCCCACTCGCTGCTGGCGGAGTTGAGCCGTCCGTCCACCCCGCACTCTTCCAGCGCTGAGGCGCCCGCTCTGCTGTCGCAGGTTGAACGCCAGGGCGAGAACGTGCCTGGGCTGGTGTCGGAGCTTTTTTCCCTTGAGGAGATCAAGGGCAGGGGGGTGGAAGGTGTTGAGCTTGAACTGCCCGAAATCGATTTGCCTCTGTCCGATATTCCCCTGACCTTCAACAGCAAAGTCGAGTACTTTCTCTATTACTTTCAGACCAATGGCAAACCCTCATTTTCTCGCTGGCTCTCCCGCTCATCCCGCTATATCCCGATGATGAAGGAAATCCTCAGGGGCAAGGGACTGCCCGAAGATCTGGTCTATGTGGCGATGATTGAGAGCGGTTTTCACCTGCAGGCCCGCTCCTGGGCCAATGCCGTTGGTCCCTGGCAGTTCATCTCCGAAACCGGCCGGCGCTATGCCCTGCGCATCGATCAGTGGGTCGATGAACGCAAAGATCCGGTCAAGGCGACCACAGCGGCTGCCCTCTATCTGAAGGAACTGTACGGGATGTTCAACGGTGACTGGTACCTTGCGGCCGCGGGGTATAACGCCGGTGAGAACAAGATCCTGCGCGCCATAAATATGTATAACACCAGCGACTTCTGGGAACTCTCCCGTGGTTCCTATCTCAAGCGGGAGACCAAGGAGTATGTTCCAAAGCTGCTGGCCGCCGCCATCATCGCCAAGGAACCGGCCCGCTACGGTTTTTCCGATATCGCCTATCTGCCGCCGATCGAGTTTGATACGGTCACCGTTCCGACCCGCACCGACCTTGACTTGGTGGCCCGACTCACCGGTACCACCTATGAAGCCATCAAGGAGTTGAACCCCGATCTGCTCCACTGGTGTACGCCCCCCAACTATCCGGATTTTACCCTCAAGCTTCCCAAGGGGACCAAGAAGAGATTCATCGCTGGACTGGCGAACATTTCCGTCGAGCAGCGCTTCACCGAAAAACTGCTGTATACCCGATACCAGGCTCGCAGGAACGATACGATCGCATCCGTTGCACGTCGTTTCAATGTTTCACCGGAAGCCCTGACTCAGCTGAACGGGCTCTCCAAGAGGAGCCACATTTCCGGCAGATCGCTGATCGTACCGGCCAGGCAGATGGGTGCTCCCGTTGACCAGGTGCGAACCGCCTCGGCGCCGAAAAACAGCCCAAAGGGGGAGTACGCCAAATACCACGTCGTGAAAAAGGGTGATACGCTGGAGTCCCTCGCCCGGAAATTCAAGGTTTCCGCGAAGCTCCTCTCGGCCTGGAACAATCTGAAGGGCAAGATTGCTCTCAAGCCGGGTCGGCGCATCATCGTTGCCCGCTTTATCGAAAAAAACGGAGAGATGGTTCCCACCGGCAGCAAAGGCTGA
- a CDS encoding YtxH domain-containing protein, translating to MSEEKGIPAGTVLVSFMAGAAIGAGLALLLAPKSGPEMRETITDFAEDAVDKIREYAKDAQEKIKTAIDEGKDTLAEKKSILGSAIEAGREAMQKEKEQSTSL from the coding sequence ATGTCAGAAGAGAAGGGAATACCCGCAGGAACCGTATTGGTATCGTTTATGGCCGGCGCGGCGATTGGCGCCGGGCTTGCGCTGCTGCTTGCGCCCAAGAGCGGGCCCGAGATGCGAGAGACCATCACTGACTTTGCCGAGGATGCCGTGGACAAGATCAGGGAATACGCCAAGGATGCCCAGGAAAAGATCAAGACCGCTATCGATGAGGGCAAGGATACCCTGGCGGAGAAAAAGAGCATACTGGGATCGGCTATCGAAGCCGGTCGCGAGGCGATGCAGAAGGAAAAAGAGCAGAGCACGTCGCTGTAG
- a CDS encoding tetratricopeptide repeat protein: MSERIKSILVNGVVMALICLVLFVAGTWWRMRTQFNLGEEAFRRGDFSGAVAGYESALHMYLPGHPAMDRTARRLWEMGESNERQGDLSRALIAYRALRSSYYAVRWLRQPGQEWIARCDRKIAALAPLQIER, from the coding sequence ATGTCTGAACGCATTAAGAGTATTCTGGTCAACGGCGTGGTGATGGCGCTTATTTGCCTGGTGCTGTTCGTGGCCGGAACCTGGTGGCGCATGCGGACCCAGTTCAACCTGGGCGAGGAAGCCTTCCGGCGGGGAGACTTCAGCGGCGCCGTGGCGGGTTATGAATCAGCCCTGCACATGTACCTTCCCGGTCACCCGGCCATGGACAGGACTGCACGCCGGCTCTGGGAGATGGGGGAGTCCAATGAACGCCAGGGTGACCTGAGCCGTGCCCTGATCGCCTACCGCGCCCTGCGGAGTTCCTACTATGCGGTTCGCTGGTTGCGGCAACCGGGACAGGAGTGGATTGCGCGCTGCGACAGGAAGATCGCTGCCCTGGCGCCGCTCCAGATCGAGAGATAA